One genomic region from Jiangella sp. DSM 45060 encodes:
- a CDS encoding DUF1707 domain-containing protein: MTTQPEPTDKPQEPHVLPGVRASDDEREQVVQALSEHATTGRLTLAELEERIGLAYRSVTRDDLARLTADLPGPGGLAPASSPGPVVRSDSGQRRSATKWIVAFMGGTEKRGRWRAAERITAVAVMGGHDIDLRHAELDSDDTTIVAISVMGGMDVYVPDTIDVEVGGFSLMGGTGERGSRRPARAGAPRIKILAYNLMGGIDVWRLPEETKDMPLKQAKKLAKRAE; encoded by the coding sequence ATGACGACCCAGCCCGAACCGACCGACAAGCCGCAGGAGCCGCACGTCCTGCCCGGCGTCCGCGCCTCCGACGACGAGCGCGAGCAGGTCGTCCAGGCGCTGTCGGAGCACGCCACGACGGGCCGGCTCACGCTGGCCGAGCTCGAGGAGCGCATCGGGCTGGCCTACCGGTCGGTCACCAGGGACGACCTCGCCCGGCTGACGGCGGACCTGCCGGGGCCGGGCGGGCTGGCGCCGGCGTCGAGCCCGGGGCCGGTCGTGCGCTCCGACTCCGGCCAGCGCCGCTCCGCGACCAAGTGGATCGTCGCGTTCATGGGCGGGACGGAGAAGCGCGGCCGGTGGCGGGCGGCCGAGCGCATCACCGCGGTCGCCGTCATGGGCGGCCACGACATCGACCTGCGCCACGCCGAGCTCGACTCCGACGACACGACGATCGTCGCCATCTCGGTCATGGGCGGCATGGACGTCTACGTGCCCGACACCATCGACGTCGAGGTCGGCGGGTTCTCGCTGATGGGCGGGACGGGCGAGCGCGGCAGCCGGCGACCGGCGCGGGCGGGGGCGCCGCGGATCAAGATCCTCGCCTACAACCTCATGGGCGGCATCGACGTGTGGCGGCTGCCGGAGGAGACCAAGGACATGCCGCTGAAGCAGGCCAAGAAGCTGGCCAAGCGCGCGGAGTGA
- a CDS encoding (deoxy)nucleoside triphosphate pyrophosphohydrolase, with protein sequence MSEQQERLVVAAAIVDDLTLPTRLLTARRSEPPELAGGWEFPGGKVEAGERPLDALHRELREELGVAVEVGAEITGPLDGRWALGPGLTMRLWLAVVADGVPAPLEDHDELRWLGPGEWAAVPWLPADVAVVEALIARCPSARV encoded by the coding sequence ATGAGCGAACAGCAGGAGCGGCTCGTCGTCGCGGCGGCCATCGTCGACGACCTCACGCTGCCGACGCGGCTGCTGACGGCGCGGCGCAGCGAGCCGCCGGAGCTGGCCGGCGGCTGGGAGTTCCCGGGCGGCAAGGTCGAGGCGGGCGAGCGGCCGCTGGACGCGTTGCACCGCGAGCTGCGCGAGGAGCTCGGCGTCGCCGTCGAGGTCGGCGCCGAGATCACCGGGCCGCTGGACGGACGGTGGGCGCTGGGGCCGGGGCTGACGATGCGGCTGTGGCTCGCGGTCGTCGCCGACGGCGTGCCGGCGCCGCTGGAGGACCACGACGAACTGCGCTGGCTCGGTCCCGGCGAGTGGGCGGCGGTGCCGTGGCTGCCGGCCGACGTCGCGGTGGTGGAGGCGCTGATCGCGCGCTGCCCGTCGGCGCGGGTCTGA
- a CDS encoding CAP domain-containing protein, which produces MSSNLPRYSQRRVRDVPLLARVGVLLLVGSLAIAGIILAITDGPPVLHARAEGGARVDDFTTGETPTPDTGTTPSDSPTEPGETPSPSGSETPSPDESDDGSGGSGDDSNGQEAEDSDDHLVATTPPREPDTPRPSEPTDEPSDEPSDEPSEEPSTEPSDEPTDEPPSNDPTIQPPDQPTEEPTPHYPELPLLDLSKSEAQLLDSAEQARADAGCPELRIDPRLTTAAREHSSDMRDRFYYSHVNPDGQTPEDRAAAEGYTAPVGENLSRGLRNAEQVVRDWDGEERDRLLDCSYTSVGLGVERGLLNSWWTLMLGTD; this is translated from the coding sequence GTGAGCTCGAACCTGCCGCGATACAGCCAACGGCGCGTCCGGGACGTGCCTCTGCTGGCCCGGGTCGGTGTGCTGCTGCTCGTCGGCTCCCTGGCGATCGCCGGGATCATCCTGGCGATCACGGACGGCCCGCCGGTGCTGCACGCGCGCGCCGAGGGCGGGGCGCGGGTCGACGACTTCACGACGGGCGAGACGCCGACGCCCGACACCGGCACCACGCCGTCCGACAGCCCCACCGAGCCCGGCGAGACCCCGTCGCCGTCCGGATCCGAGACGCCGTCCCCGGACGAGTCCGACGACGGGTCGGGCGGCTCGGGCGACGACTCGAACGGTCAGGAGGCCGAGGACTCCGACGACCACCTCGTCGCGACGACGCCGCCGCGCGAGCCCGACACGCCACGCCCGTCCGAGCCGACCGACGAGCCGTCGGACGAGCCGTCGGACGAGCCGTCCGAGGAGCCCTCGACCGAGCCGTCGGACGAGCCGACCGATGAGCCGCCCAGCAACGACCCCACGATCCAGCCGCCGGACCAGCCGACCGAGGAGCCGACGCCGCACTACCCCGAGCTGCCGCTGCTGGACCTGTCCAAGTCCGAGGCGCAGCTGCTGGACTCCGCCGAGCAGGCGCGCGCCGACGCCGGCTGCCCGGAGCTGCGGATCGACCCCCGGCTCACCACGGCCGCCCGCGAGCACAGCTCCGACATGCGCGACCGGTTCTACTACTCGCACGTCAACCCGGACGGGCAGACGCCGGAGGACCGCGCCGCCGCCGAGGGCTACACCGCGCCCGTGGGCGAGAACCTGTCGCGCGGGCTGCGCAACGCCGAGCAGGTCGTGCGCGACTGGGACGGTGAGGAACGCGACCGGCTGCTCGACTGCTCGTACACGTCCGTCGGCCTCGGGGTGGAGCGCGGGCTGCTCAACTCGTGGTGGACGCTCATGCTCGGCACCGACTGA
- a CDS encoding GNAT family N-acetyltransferase, whose amino-acid sequence MSTDHLEPLAVRAAAPAELPELPADAGLTWRPLTPGDIPAWFALCEVVDDHDDANERVAKSELADRFKGAWHDPARDSVAGFDSDGNVRAYAWSVYRPVTEGTQAPVLFGAVHPDYRRRGLGRALLAWSEARGRQQLAAATVNLPARIRVYLDEAHTEARRLAEAAGFTPIRWYVDMRRDLGVDLPAGHVPDGLRIEPYSRDRDEDVRVTHNESFARDHWGSSPFDAESWAVHVVGGEKFRPDWSFIAVEEATGRVVGYLMSGAYDQDWEPQGFTEGWTDLVSVRREWRGRGVAGALLTAAMRAYAAGGMQYAGLDVDTDNPSGALGTYTRLGYERRQGSVLLTKEI is encoded by the coding sequence GTGAGCACCGACCACCTCGAACCGCTCGCCGTCCGGGCCGCGGCACCGGCCGAGCTGCCCGAGCTGCCCGCCGATGCCGGCCTGACGTGGCGGCCGCTGACGCCCGGCGACATCCCGGCCTGGTTCGCGCTGTGCGAGGTCGTCGACGACCACGACGACGCGAACGAGCGGGTGGCGAAGTCCGAGCTGGCCGACCGGTTCAAGGGCGCCTGGCACGATCCCGCCCGCGACAGCGTCGCCGGCTTCGACTCCGACGGGAACGTCCGCGCCTATGCGTGGTCGGTGTACCGGCCGGTCACCGAGGGCACGCAGGCGCCGGTGCTGTTCGGCGCGGTGCACCCCGATTACCGGCGTCGCGGCCTCGGGCGGGCGTTGCTCGCGTGGTCCGAGGCGCGCGGGCGGCAGCAACTGGCCGCGGCCACGGTGAACCTGCCGGCCCGCATCCGGGTATACCTCGACGAGGCGCACACCGAGGCGCGCCGGCTGGCCGAGGCGGCCGGTTTCACGCCCATCCGCTGGTACGTCGACATGCGCCGCGATCTCGGCGTCGACCTGCCGGCCGGTCACGTGCCCGACGGCCTGCGTATCGAGCCGTACTCCCGCGACCGCGACGAGGACGTCCGCGTCACGCACAACGAGTCGTTCGCCCGCGACCACTGGGGCTCCAGCCCGTTCGACGCCGAGTCCTGGGCGGTCCATGTCGTCGGCGGCGAGAAGTTCCGGCCCGACTGGAGCTTCATCGCCGTCGAGGAGGCCACCGGCCGCGTCGTCGGCTACCTCATGTCCGGGGCGTACGACCAGGACTGGGAGCCGCAGGGGTTCACCGAAGGCTGGACCGACCTCGTCTCCGTCCGGCGCGAGTGGAGGGGCCGCGGGGTGGCCGGTGCGCTGCTCACGGCCGCCATGCGGGCCTACGCCGCCGGTGGCATGCAGTACGCCGGCCTCGACGTCGACACCGACAACCCGAGCGGTGCCCTCGGCACCTACACCCGTCTCGGCTACGAGCGCCGGCAGGGCAGCGTCCTGTTGACGAAGGAGATCTGA
- a CDS encoding TetR/AcrR family transcriptional regulator: protein MTETTMRPLGLRERKKLKAMRHIQDVALDLFDRDGYAHVTIERIAAVAEVSPSSIYRYFGTKEMIILWDEYDPIMLSAFDDKLGAKDPITALREVLTEVVTAAMFDQDERTIRRRMTYIMEEPAVRAGMNRQADEMALELRNTMARHTGRDPEGLELRVVTAALISAFLEAIAYWHATGFRDSLHTIVNGALDVISRGLLVE from the coding sequence ATGACCGAGACGACGATGCGCCCGCTGGGCCTGCGCGAGCGCAAGAAGCTCAAGGCGATGCGCCACATCCAGGACGTCGCGCTGGACCTGTTCGACCGCGACGGCTACGCGCACGTCACGATCGAACGCATCGCCGCCGTCGCCGAGGTGTCGCCGAGCTCGATCTACCGGTACTTCGGCACCAAAGAGATGATCATCCTCTGGGACGAGTACGACCCGATCATGCTCAGCGCGTTCGACGACAAACTGGGCGCCAAGGACCCGATCACGGCGCTCCGCGAGGTGCTCACCGAGGTCGTCACCGCGGCGATGTTCGATCAGGACGAGCGGACCATCCGGCGTCGCATGACGTACATCATGGAAGAGCCCGCGGTCCGCGCCGGCATGAACCGGCAGGCCGACGAGATGGCGCTCGAGCTGCGCAACACCATGGCCCGGCACACCGGCCGCGACCCCGAAGGCCTCGAACTGCGCGTCGTCACCGCCGCGTTGATCTCCGCGTTCCTCGAGGCGATCGCCTACTGGCACGCCACCGGATTCCGCGATTCCCTGCACACCATCGTCAACGGCGCCCTCGACGTCATCTCCCGAGGCCTCCTCGTCGAATAG
- a CDS encoding alpha/beta fold hydrolase: MTSGRVPVRDGELFFDERGAGHPLVLLHSGSLDHRMWDGQVGPFVRAGYRVIRYDARGHGQSTTPKSDFAAYEDLHELLARLDVNRASLVGLSYGARTAIDFALAYPSTVEMMVLASPGVSGMQFTDPAILALMQQQAEAAQARDVDGYVEYFLRAWVDGPQRTPDAVDAELRERCRKMARDVIDAHAAGTGALRELGALERLSELTTPLLVLVGDLDSSDIHTVAGRIEAEAQFAASAVVPGTGHTLAMEQPAAFNAAVLTFLERARLAR, encoded by the coding sequence ATGACCAGTGGCCGAGTCCCGGTCCGCGACGGCGAGCTGTTCTTCGACGAGCGGGGCGCAGGACACCCGCTGGTCCTGCTGCACAGCGGATCACTCGACCACCGGATGTGGGACGGCCAGGTCGGGCCGTTCGTCCGCGCCGGCTACCGGGTCATCCGCTACGACGCCCGCGGACACGGCCAGTCGACCACGCCGAAGTCCGACTTCGCGGCGTACGAGGACCTCCACGAACTGCTGGCACGGCTGGACGTGAACCGGGCCTCGCTGGTCGGGCTGTCGTACGGGGCGCGGACGGCGATCGACTTCGCGCTGGCGTACCCGAGCACCGTCGAGATGATGGTGCTGGCCAGCCCTGGCGTGAGCGGCATGCAGTTCACCGACCCGGCCATCCTCGCGCTCATGCAGCAGCAGGCCGAGGCCGCGCAGGCCCGCGACGTCGACGGGTACGTGGAGTACTTCCTCCGCGCCTGGGTCGACGGCCCGCAGCGGACGCCCGACGCGGTGGACGCGGAGCTGCGGGAACGGTGCCGGAAGATGGCCCGCGACGTCATCGACGCGCACGCGGCGGGGACGGGGGCGCTGCGGGAGCTCGGCGCGCTCGAACGGCTCAGCGAGCTGACGACGCCGCTGCTGGTGCTGGTCGGCGACCTCGACTCGTCCGACATCCACACGGTCGCCGGACGCATCGAGGCCGAGGCGCAGTTCGCCGCCAGCGCCGTCGTCCCGGGGACCGGGCACACGCTGGCGATGGAACAGCCGGCCGCGTTCAACGCCGCCGTGCTGACGTTCCTCGAACGGGCCCGGCTGGCCCGCTGA
- a CDS encoding DUF2786 domain-containing protein: MFSHDGARRRPVTADAQADWLLTIAADGLRRGPDAVAAGVEAVSAAAPARLVDVALVQVLRAQVDRLWASGWLPVDLYEVTRRQATSLVLPVVVDAMADAAAQYPVATTHQRWLTQLASVGAELSWDPGVPYPASWPDRHGSSRPELVAAALEWVGLALRLPALQVILPPPGRATAAAPAAGHSARDGAASSSGGPGDWSAGGGDAPCSARADGDTGGPGSGSAGRSTGAASGAAGRGGGGAGVGGRSGSGHGGSSGSDDAGSGSGSGHGDSSGPGGAGDAAGGGHGGSSGPGGVGGGSGSGHGGSTGPGGAGVGGRSGSGHGGSSGSDDAGSGSGSGHGDSSGPGGAGDAAGGGHGGSSGPGGVGGGSGSGHGGSTGPGGAGVGGRSGSGHGGSSGPGGAGSGSGSGHGDSTGPGGAGDRTARRRRPSPEKVLGRVRALLAKAESTPYPEEAEALSAKAQELMSRYAIEEALADAVTPERRTAVASARRIWLDAPYLGPKTLLVAEVGSANHCRTVSSEKLGFVTVLGTGLDLDVVEVLSTSLLVQAARAMLATGSQYTHLGTSRTRSFRHSFLLSYATRIGERLRDTAAQTAAAASTDLVPVFADRTRAVDTLFESLFSTATVRRSFSAGNAAGWGAGRSAADRAVLTTERRAVRRRGQT, translated from the coding sequence GTGTTCTCGCACGACGGCGCCCGGCGGCGCCCGGTGACGGCCGACGCCCAGGCCGACTGGCTGCTCACCATCGCCGCCGACGGTCTGCGCCGCGGTCCCGACGCCGTGGCGGCCGGCGTCGAGGCGGTGTCGGCGGCCGCGCCCGCCCGCCTCGTCGACGTCGCTCTCGTCCAGGTTCTCCGTGCCCAGGTCGACCGGCTCTGGGCCTCCGGCTGGCTCCCCGTCGACCTCTACGAAGTCACCCGGCGGCAGGCCACGAGCCTCGTCCTGCCCGTCGTCGTCGACGCCATGGCCGACGCCGCCGCGCAGTATCCCGTCGCGACGACGCATCAGCGGTGGCTGACGCAGTTGGCCTCGGTCGGCGCCGAGTTGTCGTGGGACCCTGGCGTGCCGTACCCGGCCAGCTGGCCCGACCGTCACGGCAGCTCGCGGCCGGAGCTCGTCGCGGCGGCACTGGAGTGGGTCGGGCTGGCGCTTCGGCTGCCGGCGCTGCAGGTCATCCTCCCGCCGCCCGGCCGGGCCACCGCTGCCGCTCCCGCGGCCGGCCACTCGGCCCGCGACGGCGCCGCATCCTCGTCTGGCGGGCCGGGTGACTGGTCCGCCGGTGGTGGCGACGCGCCCTGTTCGGCCCGCGCTGACGGCGACACCGGTGGGCCGGGCTCCGGCAGCGCCGGCCGGTCGACCGGTGCGGCCAGCGGTGCCGCCGGACGAGGCGGTGGCGGCGCGGGCGTGGGCGGCCGGTCGGGTTCCGGACATGGCGGGTCGTCCGGTTCCGACGACGCGGGCAGCGGGTCGGGTTCCGGGCATGGCGACTCGTCCGGTCCCGGCGGCGCAGGCGATGCGGCCGGCGGCGGCCATGGCGGGTCGTCCGGTCCCGGCGGCGTGGGCGGTGGGTCGGGTTCCGGCCACGGCGGGTCGACTGGTCCCGGCGGCGCGGGCGTGGGCGGCCGGTCGGGTTCCGGACATGGCGGGTCGTCCGGTTCCGACGACGCGGGCAGCGGGTCGGGTTCCGGGCATGGCGACTCGTCCGGTCCCGGCGGCGCAGGCGATGCGGCCGGCGGCGGCCATGGCGGGTCGTCCGGTCCCGGCGGCGTGGGCGGTGGGTCGGGTTCCGGCCACGGCGGGTCGACTGGTCCCGGCGGCGCGGGCGTGGGCGGCCGGTCGGGTTCCGGACATGGCGGGTCGTCCGGTCCCGGCGGCGCGGGCAGCGGGTCGGGTTCCGGGCATGGCGACTCGACTGGTCCCGGCGGCGCAGGCGACCGAACGGCCAGGCGTCGGCGTCCATCGCCGGAGAAGGTGCTGGGCCGGGTGCGTGCTCTGCTGGCCAAGGCCGAGTCGACGCCGTATCCGGAGGAGGCCGAGGCGTTGTCGGCGAAGGCGCAGGAGCTGATGAGCCGGTACGCCATCGAGGAGGCGCTCGCCGACGCCGTCACGCCGGAGCGCCGCACGGCGGTCGCGTCGGCGCGCCGGATCTGGCTGGACGCGCCGTACCTCGGACCGAAGACGCTGCTCGTGGCGGAGGTCGGCTCGGCGAATCACTGCCGTACGGTCTCCAGCGAGAAGCTCGGCTTCGTCACCGTCCTCGGCACCGGCCTCGACCTCGACGTCGTGGAGGTGCTGTCGACGTCGCTGCTGGTCCAGGCCGCCCGCGCCATGCTGGCGACCGGCTCCCAGTACACCCACCTCGGCACGTCGCGCACCCGGTCGTTCCGGCACTCGTTCCTGCTGTCGTACGCGACGCGCATCGGCGAGCGGCTCCGCGACACCGCCGCCCAGACTGCCGCGGCCGCCAGCACCGACCTCGTCCCCGTCTTCGCCGACCGCACCCGCGCCGTGGACACGCTCTTCGAGTCGCTGTTCAGCACCGCTACCGTCCGCCGCTCGTTCTCAGCAGGCAACGCGGCCGGCTGGGGCGCCGGGCGCAGCGCCGCCGACCGCGCCGTGCTGACCACGGAGCGGCGTGCGGTGCGTCGTCGCGGGCAGACCTGA
- a CDS encoding TetR/AcrR family transcriptional regulator, translating into MVEVVERRKRYREQVRDEIKQVALGQIARDGAAALTLTGVAKEIGVSGPALYKYFAGRDDLLTELITDSYASLADALGAAASTSAGSPARARLHAVARAYRDWAVAQPHRYLLLAGTPVPRYEAPSDTVDKARAVLAPLLEILAAGDSWPRADALRAELAAWIADVPAVADWVRDGLGPTSTAAPDVALAGVVTAWVRLHGVVSIEAVGLFNGMGLRPATVLAQEMDALADAVGLD; encoded by the coding sequence GTGGTCGAGGTCGTCGAGCGCCGTAAGCGCTACCGCGAGCAGGTCCGCGACGAGATCAAGCAGGTCGCGCTCGGGCAGATCGCCCGCGACGGCGCCGCCGCGCTGACGCTGACCGGGGTGGCCAAGGAGATCGGCGTCTCCGGACCAGCGCTCTACAAGTACTTCGCCGGGCGCGACGACCTGCTGACCGAGCTGATCACCGACAGCTACGCCTCACTCGCCGACGCGCTCGGCGCCGCAGCGTCGACGTCGGCCGGGTCGCCCGCCCGGGCCCGACTGCACGCCGTCGCGCGCGCCTACCGCGACTGGGCGGTCGCGCAGCCACACCGCTATCTGCTGCTGGCCGGCACCCCCGTGCCGCGCTACGAGGCGCCGTCCGACACCGTCGACAAGGCGCGGGCGGTGCTCGCTCCGCTGCTGGAGATCCTGGCCGCCGGCGACTCGTGGCCGCGAGCCGACGCGTTGCGCGCCGAGCTGGCGGCGTGGATCGCCGACGTGCCCGCTGTAGCCGACTGGGTCCGCGACGGCCTCGGCCCGACCTCGACGGCAGCACCGGACGTCGCGCTCGCGGGCGTGGTGACGGCGTGGGTGCGGCTGCACGGCGTCGTCAGCATCGAGGCCGTCGGCCTGTTCAACGGCATGGGCCTGCGGCCGGCCACCGTCCTCGCCCAGGAGATGGACGCGCTCGCCGACGCCGTTGGCCTGGACTGA
- a CDS encoding NAD-dependent epimerase/dehydratase family protein, with product MTAELHVVLGTGPAGTTLAEDLLRRGRTVRTVDRRGTTRLDGVQPHAADVRDPRAAASAVAGAAVVYHCVNVPYEQQVEVMPRIQESVLVAAEAAGARLVVTDTLYPYGPTGGEAMTEETPWRAVAVKGRMRADLDGRYLDAHQSGRVRVTLGRAADFFGPRVFNSSLGAAVFPAALTGETALAMGDIDLPHSYSYIRDVAAGLALLGERPDAAGRVWHLPTAPAVSTRRVHELIAELTGRPLSVDVLSEPGPWGPFDDVFMAEYAELFYQYLEPQVMDSSAFERTFGVRPTPLADALAETVAWYRTTLRAPAG from the coding sequence ATGACAGCGGAACTGCACGTCGTGCTGGGCACCGGCCCGGCCGGGACGACGCTCGCCGAGGATCTGCTGCGCCGCGGCCGTACCGTCCGGACCGTCGATCGCCGTGGCACCACTCGTCTGGACGGGGTCCAGCCGCACGCCGCCGACGTCCGCGATCCCCGGGCCGCCGCATCGGCCGTCGCCGGAGCCGCCGTCGTCTACCACTGCGTGAACGTGCCGTACGAGCAGCAGGTCGAGGTGATGCCGCGCATCCAGGAGTCGGTCCTGGTCGCGGCCGAAGCGGCCGGCGCGCGGCTCGTCGTCACCGACACGCTGTATCCGTACGGTCCGACCGGCGGCGAGGCGATGACGGAGGAGACGCCGTGGCGGGCGGTCGCGGTGAAGGGCCGGATGCGCGCCGACCTCGACGGTCGCTACCTCGACGCGCATCAGAGCGGGCGGGTCCGGGTGACGCTCGGCCGGGCCGCCGACTTCTTCGGCCCGCGGGTGTTCAACTCCAGCCTGGGCGCGGCGGTCTTCCCGGCCGCGTTGACCGGCGAGACCGCGCTGGCCATGGGCGACATCGACCTGCCGCACAGCTACAGCTACATCCGCGACGTCGCGGCCGGGCTGGCGCTGCTCGGCGAGCGGCCCGACGCGGCCGGCCGGGTCTGGCACCTGCCGACGGCTCCGGCGGTGTCGACGCGACGGGTGCACGAGCTGATCGCCGAGCTCACCGGCCGGCCGCTCTCTGTCGACGTCCTGAGCGAGCCCGGGCCATGGGGTCCGTTCGACGACGTGTTCATGGCCGAGTACGCCGAGTTGTTCTATCAGTACCTCGAGCCGCAGGTCATGGACTCGTCGGCCTTCGAGCGGACGTTCGGGGTGCGGCCGACGCCGCTCGCCGACGCTCTGGCCGAGACCGTCGCCTGGTACAGGACGACCCTGCGCGCGCCCGCCGGCTGA
- a CDS encoding MmcQ/YjbR family DNA-binding protein produces the protein MVTIDDVRRHALSLPRTTEGLVRDSVKFRIRSIVYAAISPDETIMGFGYPRDERDDLVASDPSKFLPPLKSDERFQWVRVRLAAIDEDEIRELVTDAWRMCVPKKVAAAYDEFGTETPPV, from the coding sequence ATGGTGACGATCGACGACGTGCGGCGGCACGCGCTGTCGCTGCCCCGCACCACCGAGGGGCTGGTCCGCGACAGCGTGAAGTTCCGCATCAGGAGCATCGTGTACGCGGCGATCTCGCCCGACGAGACGATCATGGGCTTCGGCTATCCCAGGGACGAGCGGGACGATCTGGTCGCGTCCGATCCGTCGAAGTTCCTCCCTCCGTTGAAGTCGGACGAGCGGTTTCAATGGGTGCGTGTGCGGCTGGCCGCCATCGACGAGGACGAGATACGCGAGCTGGTCACCGACGCCTGGCGCATGTGCGTCCCGAAGAAGGTCGCCGCCGCCTACGACGAGTTCGGCACCGAGACCCCGCCGGTCTGA
- a CDS encoding pilus assembly protein TadG-related protein, giving the protein MRRLDNQTGSFTLVFAVVTIALLAVAGLVYDGRRQLTAQQRADAVAAEAARAAGQEIDGSTLFGSPGLDRARAVAAAREHLAAAGISGTVTLDGSTIVVRTDATEPAAILPLVGITTLEATGEASVEIVTGLDQTGGVSVPNSS; this is encoded by the coding sequence GTGCGCCGCCTTGACAACCAGACCGGCAGCTTCACGCTGGTCTTCGCCGTCGTGACCATCGCGCTGCTCGCGGTCGCCGGACTCGTCTACGACGGGCGACGCCAGCTGACCGCCCAGCAGCGGGCCGATGCCGTCGCCGCCGAGGCGGCCAGGGCGGCCGGCCAGGAGATCGACGGTTCGACGCTGTTCGGTTCGCCCGGTCTTGACCGTGCGCGGGCGGTCGCCGCGGCCCGGGAGCACCTCGCGGCCGCGGGCATCAGCGGCACCGTCACGCTCGACGGCAGCACGATCGTGGTGCGCACAGACGCGACCGAACCGGCGGCCATCCTGCCGCTGGTCGGCATCACGACGCTGGAGGCGACCGGCGAGGCCAGCGTCGAGATCGTCACCGGACTGGATCAGACCGGCGGGGTCTCGGTGCCGAACTCGTCGTAG
- a CDS encoding TadE/TadG family type IV pilus assembly protein, with translation MIPPSHGAHRRPGPGPGRSPAGQPGRRPPHWPRRSRAGRPNDRAPRWPRLSQAGRPDRGSATLELAILAPGLLLLIALIALAGRYAIADGVVDQAAAEAARAASLQRTTSAGLDAATEVARAALADQGLTCLHTEIDVDVAGLRAPPGRRGRVTVTVRCPLRVADLPLHVPAITLTATAVSPVDTYRER, from the coding sequence ATGATCCCACCCAGCCACGGCGCGCACCGCCGGCCCGGACCTGGGCCCGGACGCAGCCCCGCAGGTCAGCCTGGGCGCCGCCCGCCCCACTGGCCGAGGCGCAGCCGTGCGGGCCGACCCAACGACCGCGCGCCCCGCTGGCCGCGGCTCAGCCAAGCAGGCCGACCCGACCGCGGCTCGGCCACGCTCGAACTGGCCATCCTCGCGCCCGGCCTGCTGCTCCTCATCGCCCTGATCGCGTTGGCGGGCCGGTATGCGATCGCCGACGGCGTCGTCGACCAGGCCGCCGCCGAGGCGGCCCGCGCGGCTTCGCTGCAGCGCACTACTTCGGCCGGGCTCGACGCCGCCACCGAGGTCGCGCGCGCGGCACTCGCCGATCAGGGGCTCACGTGCCTGCACACCGAGATCGACGTCGACGTGGCCGGCTTGCGCGCGCCGCCCGGCCGGCGCGGCCGCGTCACCGTCACCGTCCGTTGCCCGCTGCGGGTCGCGGATCTACCGCTGCACGTCCCCGCCATCACGCTCACGGCGACCGCCGTCAGCCCCGTCGACACCTACCGAGAGAGGTGA
- a CDS encoding TadE family protein, whose amino-acid sequence MTRPSERGSTTLETVVLWPAVFLLIFGIVHAGLWFHARNVALSAAREGVRVASLHDGSGGAARAAAFLAATTDGSVMRVGDIRETTDADTVTVTVTGSSTTLIPGWRVDVSQSATAPIRRWSAP is encoded by the coding sequence AGACGGTCGTCCTCTGGCCGGCGGTGTTCCTGCTGATCTTCGGCATCGTGCATGCCGGCCTCTGGTTCCATGCCCGCAACGTCGCGCTGTCGGCGGCGCGCGAAGGCGTCCGGGTGGCCAGCCTGCACGACGGCAGCGGCGGTGCGGCGCGGGCAGCGGCCTTCCTCGCCGCGACCACCGACGGCTCCGTCATGCGGGTCGGCGACATCCGCGAGACCACCGACGCCGACACCGTGACCGTCACGGTCACCGGCTCCTCGACCACCCTCATCCCCGGCTGGCGCGTCGACGTCAGCCAGTCGGCCACCGCACCCATCCGCCGTTGGAGCGCCCCATGA